The DNA window AGTAGAAGGTCCAGTGATGGTTATTGCTGGTCCTGGTACAGGGAAAACCCAAATTCTTTCTCGTCGTGTTGCGAATATCTTAACTAATTATAACACTACCAAGAAGAGATTAGTGGTGTAGTGTCTGTAAATGAATTAAGAGAATATGGTCAACAACTACTTAAGAATCTTTACGAGAACTATATCCCTAATAGTTTAAAAGGTGAAAATGTTAGTTTAGAGAAAGAGATTAATGTTAGGTTAGAAGGAAATTACTTAATTAATGGTATTATAGATAAATTAGAATATGATAATGATATAATCAGAGTAGTAGATTATAAGACAGATTCAGCAGAACAAGGATTAAAAAAACTTGTGTTAGGTCGTAGTTATTGGCGTCAAGCCGTATTTTATACTATAGATAATTTCTATATATTCAATTTTAGATTGTTATAAATAAAATTAATATATGTATTAAATTAAATCAAAAAGCACTTTTCTAGATGCAGAATAGTGCTTTTTATGTTTATGAATATATTTTATCAAATACATTTTTTCTTAATTTTCTTGTTGCAAGAATCAACAGTACAATTAGTATTAGAGAATATATTATTCCTACTATATTTGCTGATGATGGCAGCATAGCAATTAAGAAGAATGTCGCTACATTAAGTAGTACTAATAATAAAATAGCTCCGAAAGCTAAAATAGTTAATAGGACTTGATTTATCGAA is part of the Gemella haemolysans ATCC 10379 genome and encodes:
- a CDS encoding UvrD-helicase domain-containing protein — protein: MKDFKSIYQEEYEKLNKQQKQAVDSVEGPVMVIAGPGTGKTQILSRRVANILTNYNTTKKRLVV
- a CDS encoding PD-(D/E)XK nuclease family protein is translated as MSVNELREYGQQLLKNLYENYIPNSLKGENVSLEKEINVRLEGNYLINGIIDKLEYDNDIIRVVDYKTDSAEQGLKKLVLGRSYWRQAVFYTIDNFYIFNFRLL